A portion of the Daphnia magna isolate NIES linkage group LG4, ASM2063170v1.1, whole genome shotgun sequence genome contains these proteins:
- the LOC116920110 gene encoding trypsin alpha-3, with protein sequence MRATFLTLGLFCLIGFVYSNVLPAFDGTGNAEFDEQSLRSDDDGELDQIVGGTPAALGEFPFQAALILGGSLCGGTLISPSIVLTAAHCLAGKTQASVGTFTVRVNTLTLSGSTTGSVTRGVTRFINHPNYVPRTNDNDIALLKLSSPITNVRLATLPAPASCGSFSTYASQAAVIAGWGTTSSGGSISRALLKATVTVLDNTVCQRQYSTLTDNMICAAAPGKDTCQGDSGGPMMVGGVQVGITSFGRGCADPNFAGVYTRVTRYVSWISTTSATI encoded by the exons ATGCGTGCCACTTTTCTG ACTCTTGGGCTATTTTGCCTGATTGGTTTCGTTTATTCCAATGTACTTCCTGCTTTCGACGGTACAGGCAACG CTGAGTTTGACGAGCAAAGCTTGAGGTCAGACGATGATGGGGAACTTGACCAAATTGTTGGTGGTACTCCAGCTGCCTTGGGAGAGTTCCCTTTCCAG GCCGCCTTGATCCTTGGCGGTAGTCTGTGCGGTGGTACCTTGATTTCGCCCTCCATTGTCTTGACGGCAGCCCATTGCTTAGCCGG CAAAACTCAAGCGTCGGTTGGTACGTTTACCGTGAGGGTTAATACCCTGACGCTAAGCGGCTCAACAACCGGTTCCGTCACCAGAGGAGTCACGAGATTTATCAACCATCCTAATTATGTTCCTAGGACCAAT GACAACGATATCGCTTTGTTGAAACTATCGTCGCCGATCACAAATGTCAGGCTGGCCACTCTTCCAGCACCTGCATCTTGCGGCTCGTTCAGCACGTATGCCAGCCAAGCCGCTGTTATCGCCGGTTGGGGAACCACCTCATCCG GAGGAAGCATCTCGCGGGCATTGCTTAAGGCTACCGTTACCGTCTTGGACAATACCGTCTGCCAGCGCCAATACAGCACTCTTACCGACAATATGATCTGTGCTGCCGCTCCAGGCAAAGACACCTGCCAG GGTGACAGCGGTGGCCCAATGATGGTCGGAGGCGTTCAAGTTGGTATCACTTCCTTTGGCAGAGGTTGCGCCGATCCCAATTTCGCTGGTGTCTACACCCGAGTTACCAGATACGTTAGCTGGATTTCCACCACTTCTGCAACGATTTAA